Proteins encoded within one genomic window of uncultured Draconibacterium sp.:
- a CDS encoding ABC transporter ATP-binding protein yields MSRGKNNIIKNVDWQLFRKFAGYFKPHKKWFFLSLASIPITTGAGILFLWLIEDIVDNYIVPGNVDGLIRQTIFLAVALILNILFDGVYSYSFSKAGGLAVVDLRRRLFGKSLRFPLSYFDKKPIGVTLSRLTSDMESVSDSFAAGVLGLLADSIKTLALVGYLFYINWRLTLVLLLVVPVIVLVINFLRKKIRKAYNTSRTSLAKSAAYLQEALTGMKTVQLFAAEDKVLNKYDDLNKQFCDAQNKSNVYDSFLFSIVEGITSVATALVIWYGAIQIWDYGYTLGILIVFVTTLERLFVPVKQFAQQISTIQRAMSALEHISELFEQQVEDPKAETSETVPEAIALQEIEFKNVFFRYSEDTPDVLKDVSFKLQKGDRLALVGTTGSGKSTIIRLLAKTYTGYRGSIKINGVELSEIPIGQIRETISIMQQDIYMFNDTVEFNISLGRKSISRRDVEQSASFVYANYFIDQLPEKYQFVIQDNGDNLSKGQAQLISFARAIAGNSELIILDEATSAVDSITEQYIQKAIANIFSRKTVIAVAHRLSTIKNSDMILVLEDGQIIERGNHEQLLEFGGKYARLLHQFEEEEQQD; encoded by the coding sequence ATGAGCAGAGGCAAAAACAATATTATCAAAAATGTGGACTGGCAGCTGTTCCGAAAGTTCGCCGGATATTTTAAACCGCACAAAAAATGGTTTTTCCTGAGTCTTGCTTCTATTCCGATAACTACTGGGGCGGGTATTCTTTTTCTATGGCTGATTGAAGATATCGTGGATAATTACATCGTTCCGGGTAATGTTGATGGATTGATCAGGCAAACAATTTTTCTGGCCGTGGCATTAATCTTAAATATCCTGTTTGATGGGGTTTACAGTTACTCCTTTTCAAAAGCAGGAGGGTTGGCTGTTGTTGATCTTCGCCGGCGTTTGTTTGGAAAATCGTTACGTTTTCCACTAAGTTATTTCGATAAAAAACCAATTGGCGTAACCTTGTCGCGATTGACCAGTGACATGGAATCTGTTTCGGATTCGTTTGCTGCCGGAGTACTGGGTTTGCTTGCCGACAGCATAAAAACGCTTGCGTTGGTGGGCTACCTTTTTTACATCAATTGGCGCCTGACTTTGGTGCTGCTGTTAGTGGTTCCCGTAATTGTTTTGGTGATAAACTTTTTGCGGAAGAAGATTCGAAAAGCTTACAATACATCGCGTACCAGTTTGGCAAAATCTGCCGCTTATTTGCAGGAGGCTTTAACCGGAATGAAAACCGTTCAGCTTTTTGCTGCCGAAGATAAAGTGTTGAACAAATACGACGACTTGAATAAACAATTTTGCGACGCCCAAAACAAATCGAATGTCTACGATTCTTTTCTGTTCTCGATTGTGGAAGGAATTACTTCTGTTGCCACGGCTTTGGTGATTTGGTATGGCGCTATACAAATTTGGGATTACGGTTATACGCTGGGGATTCTCATTGTTTTTGTAACTACCTTAGAGCGTCTTTTTGTTCCGGTAAAACAGTTTGCCCAGCAAATTTCAACCATTCAGCGGGCAATGTCGGCACTTGAACACATCAGCGAATTGTTTGAACAGCAGGTGGAAGATCCTAAAGCCGAAACTTCTGAAACAGTTCCTGAAGCAATTGCTTTGCAGGAAATTGAGTTCAAAAATGTGTTTTTCCGGTATTCTGAAGATACACCTGACGTGCTGAAAGATGTATCGTTTAAGTTGCAAAAAGGCGATCGACTGGCTTTGGTTGGGACGACAGGCTCGGGAAAATCTACGATTATTCGATTGTTGGCAAAAACATACACCGGATATCGTGGAAGCATAAAAATTAACGGCGTCGAATTATCCGAAATTCCAATTGGACAGATCCGCGAAACGATTTCCATTATGCAGCAGGATATTTACATGTTTAACGATACGGTTGAATTCAATATTTCGCTGGGGCGGAAATCCATTTCCCGAAGAGATGTGGAGCAGTCGGCATCCTTTGTTTATGCCAATTATTTTATCGACCAATTGCCCGAAAAGTACCAGTTTGTAATTCAGGATAATGGCGATAATCTGTCGAAAGGACAAGCACAATTGATCTCTTTTGCACGTGCCATTGCCGGAAACAGCGAGCTGATCATCCTTGATGAGGCCACCAGCGCTGTTGATTCAATTACCGAACAGTACATACAAAAAGCCATTGCCAATATATTCTCTAGAAAAACGGTAATTGCAGTGGCACACCGCTTAAGTACCATTAAAAATTCAGACATGATTTTGGTGTTGGAAGACGGGCAGATTATAGAAAGAGGTAACCACGAGCAGCTTCTGGAATTTGGTGGAAAATATGCACGCTTATTGCACCAGTTTGAGGAGGAAGAGCAACAAGATTAA
- a CDS encoding ABC transporter ATP-binding protein, translating to MLSKLKFLLKYSHQYRWWYTGGIFFLVLTVWTSITIPGFIQKTIDLIAAGRAGNESEFHKNVLIIVGLAAGLILVRTLSRILIFFPARLIERQLKGEMFQKLASFGKDYYDNNSTGNIISRVNNDINGVRMITGFGILQIGNILLSLSLTPYMMWKLSPMLTLYCVIPMVVVFVIVRYGMRVMVKNTHARMNTLQKLSGKIISFLSGNSVIKSYNIYQHAENSVQKDNLSYYEATLKISWIRSFVIPLLANLGQILKIIIFFVGGMYVINGKFTIGELTEYIAYAALLAHPIMGLGWVLTVFQQGFVGISSIQTIMDREGTDDERTPLPESKKEGLFKEGIHVENLNYTYHNGDKPVLKDISFSIKPGQIVGITGKVGSGKTTLIQCLNGYLRPGEGQIFYGDVDADSLRSEDIRSVVNTVSQEVFLFSDSIENNIGLTSDGTIDEKRFDDVIYKSAFADELLRFPKRGKTMVGEKGIMLSGGQKQRISLARALYTEGELLILDDVFSAVDTDTERFLIKQIVENHVVKSLVVISNRISVLEKTDFTIVLEDGKMVAKGNHQELLKQSDFYRDIAKLQQEGETKKERQL from the coding sequence ATGTTATCGAAACTAAAATTCTTACTAAAATACTCACATCAATACCGGTGGTGGTACACAGGGGGAATATTTTTTCTGGTACTTACCGTCTGGACTTCGATTACAATTCCCGGATTTATTCAGAAAACCATCGACCTGATTGCAGCAGGCCGCGCAGGAAATGAATCTGAATTTCATAAGAATGTATTGATTATTGTAGGGTTGGCTGCCGGGTTGATTTTGGTGAGAACTCTCTCGCGGATTTTAATCTTTTTCCCGGCCCGACTGATTGAGCGACAGTTAAAAGGCGAAATGTTCCAAAAACTGGCCTCTTTTGGAAAGGATTATTACGATAATAACTCCACCGGAAATATCATTTCGCGGGTGAATAATGATATTAACGGCGTACGAATGATTACCGGTTTTGGCATTCTGCAAATCGGTAACATCCTGTTGTCTTTGTCACTTACGCCATACATGATGTGGAAATTATCGCCCATGCTTACGCTCTATTGTGTAATTCCGATGGTGGTGGTTTTTGTGATTGTTCGCTATGGTATGAGGGTGATGGTAAAAAATACACATGCAAGAATGAATACCTTGCAAAAACTTTCAGGTAAAATCATTTCCTTTCTCTCGGGCAACAGTGTTATAAAAAGCTACAATATATACCAGCATGCTGAAAATTCAGTTCAAAAGGATAATCTTTCGTATTACGAGGCCACTCTTAAAATTTCGTGGATTCGCTCATTTGTGATCCCCTTGCTGGCTAACCTCGGACAGATTCTAAAAATTATTATCTTTTTTGTTGGTGGAATGTATGTGATTAACGGAAAATTCACGATTGGAGAATTAACAGAATACATTGCTTACGCCGCGTTACTGGCTCATCCGATTATGGGATTGGGTTGGGTACTCACTGTATTTCAGCAAGGTTTTGTGGGCATCAGCAGTATTCAAACCATTATGGACCGGGAAGGGACCGATGATGAACGAACGCCGCTACCTGAAAGCAAAAAGGAAGGACTTTTTAAAGAAGGAATTCATGTAGAAAATCTGAATTACACCTATCATAACGGCGATAAACCGGTGTTGAAGGATATTTCATTTTCGATAAAGCCCGGTCAGATTGTTGGTATTACCGGAAAAGTTGGCTCAGGAAAAACAACATTAATTCAGTGTTTAAATGGCTACTTACGACCCGGAGAAGGTCAGATTTTTTATGGCGATGTTGATGCCGACTCGCTAAGAAGTGAAGATATTCGGTCGGTAGTAAATACAGTAAGTCAGGAAGTTTTTCTGTTTTCCGACTCCATAGAAAACAATATCGGGTTAACCTCTGATGGAACGATTGACGAGAAACGATTTGATGATGTGATTTACAAAAGTGCTTTTGCCGACGAATTGTTGCGGTTTCCGAAAAGGGGAAAAACAATGGTGGGCGAAAAAGGTATTATGCTTTCGGGCGGACAGAAACAACGAATTAGCCTGGCACGGGCACTTTATACGGAAGGCGAATTGTTGATACTCGACGATGTGTTTTCGGCTGTTGACACCGACACTGAGCGTTTTTTGATTAAACAAATTGTGGAAAACCATGTCGTGAAAAGCCTTGTTGTAATTTCGAACCGGATCAGTGTGCTGGAGAAAACCGATTTTACCATTGTGCTGGAAGATGGAAAAATGGTGGCAAAAGGAAATCATCAGGAATTGCTTAAGCAATCGGATTTCTACCGCGATATTGCGAAACTGCAACAGGAAGGTGAAACGAAAAAAGAAAGGCAGTTATGA
- a CDS encoding glutamate--cysteine ligase, translating to MTEKEKKIEINHKSQLIDYFERGSKPPERWGIGTENEKFLFRRKDFGRLCFEQDGGILKILNKMQQDGWEPILENNVAIGLRKNGASITLEPGGQFELSGDNFSTVHETYRETKKHFQELNTISQHYNFFSLPMGVDPLTEVADVPWVPKERYRWMRNYMPTKGELGLHMMTNTASTQVNLDFGNESDMVKKMRVSQALQAIVTAIFANSPFSAGKPNGYLTYRSHIWNNTDSDRCGFLPFIFDEGFGFERWVDYLLDVPMYYILRDGEYISANGLTFRGFFEGKHSLKPTQEDWETHVSTIFPDVRLKQFIEMRGADASCVSHIAAVSALWVGLLYDGESLAEADELISKWDVDTMQDLRAQVPVKALNAESDNLHVGTIAKQICRIASDGLTRRAKVRCSEDESRFLAPVREITDSGITVAEKLLKRYHKNNETLPELVYNWQNEQMKKYIDA from the coding sequence ATGACAGAAAAAGAGAAAAAAATAGAAATAAACCATAAATCACAACTGATCGATTATTTTGAACGGGGGAGTAAACCGCCGGAGAGATGGGGAATAGGTACGGAAAATGAAAAGTTTTTATTTCGTAGAAAAGATTTCGGTAGATTATGTTTTGAACAGGATGGTGGAATTTTGAAGATACTGAACAAGATGCAACAAGATGGATGGGAGCCAATTCTTGAAAACAATGTTGCCATTGGTCTTCGGAAAAATGGCGCATCAATTACTTTGGAACCAGGTGGGCAATTTGAGCTTTCGGGCGATAACTTTAGTACCGTTCACGAAACGTACCGCGAAACCAAAAAGCATTTTCAGGAACTAAATACGATAAGTCAGCACTACAATTTTTTTAGTCTGCCAATGGGCGTTGATCCTTTGACAGAAGTTGCCGATGTGCCGTGGGTACCTAAAGAACGTTACCGGTGGATGCGCAATTACATGCCCACAAAAGGCGAGCTTGGACTGCACATGATGACTAACACTGCATCAACACAGGTGAACCTGGATTTTGGCAACGAAAGCGATATGGTGAAAAAGATGCGTGTGTCGCAGGCATTGCAAGCGATTGTTACCGCTATTTTTGCCAATTCGCCATTTTCTGCAGGAAAACCCAATGGCTATTTAACTTACCGTTCGCATATCTGGAACAATACCGATTCGGATAGATGTGGTTTTTTACCCTTTATTTTTGATGAGGGATTTGGTTTTGAGCGCTGGGTGGACTATCTGTTGGATGTTCCGATGTATTACATTTTGCGTGATGGAGAGTATATTTCGGCAAACGGCCTTACCTTTCGAGGATTTTTTGAGGGCAAGCATTCGCTAAAACCTACTCAGGAAGATTGGGAGACGCATGTTTCAACGATTTTTCCTGATGTGCGACTCAAACAATTTATTGAAATGAGGGGTGCCGACGCCAGTTGTGTTTCGCACATTGCGGCGGTTTCGGCTTTGTGGGTTGGCTTGTTGTACGATGGTGAGAGTCTGGCAGAAGCCGATGAACTTATTTCGAAATGGGACGTTGACACCATGCAGGACCTTCGTGCCCAGGTGCCGGTAAAAGCGTTGAATGCAGAGAGTGATAATCTGCATGTTGGAACGATTGCCAAACAAATTTGCAGGATTGCTTCGGATGGACTTACACGACGTGCCAAGGTGCGCTGTTCTGAAGATGAAAGCCGGTTTTTGGCTCCCGTGCGAGAGATTACCGATAGTGGAATTACCGTAGCCGAAAAACTTTTGAAGCGCTATCACAAGAACAACGAAACCTTGCCTGAATTGGTGTACAACTGGCAAAACGAGCAAATGAAAAAATATATCGATGCATAA
- a CDS encoding glutamate ligase, producing MTKKSNYNFKPLPGYEHFEATTQIVIAEILRRKLAFEIIDADNNLISVQHNNKEYIIHEGTISDANSLIAFWISDDKWMTRQFLQRKGIHQAKGILLKPGYQTDMLDTIPFPAVVKPADTDHGIAVSTNIQTREEQIAAIDNAFKFSDKVIVEEFCPGQEYRFLVIDYVVRAIAWREPANVSGDGKSSIRQLVDEKNKGRGVDYTHPLLKINIDEEVIRHLKAQSMTPETILKEGEKVFLRKNSNLSTGGDSIDVTDEIPAFYKNVAVEAAKSAGLKIAGIDIIIKDMEQPTSHDNYIVVELNAPAMLSMHDYPYIGKNRHVEKYVLDSILNSK from the coding sequence ATGACGAAAAAAAGCAATTATAATTTTAAGCCGCTACCTGGTTACGAGCATTTTGAAGCCACAACCCAGATTGTTATTGCTGAAATTCTCCGTCGTAAATTGGCTTTTGAAATTATTGACGCGGATAATAACCTCATTTCGGTTCAGCACAACAATAAAGAATACATTATTCACGAAGGAACCATTTCGGATGCTAACAGTTTAATTGCCTTTTGGATATCAGACGATAAGTGGATGACCCGGCAATTTCTTCAGCGAAAAGGTATTCATCAGGCAAAAGGAATTTTGTTGAAGCCCGGTTATCAGACCGATATGCTGGATACAATTCCATTTCCCGCAGTGGTAAAACCTGCAGACACCGATCATGGGATTGCAGTAAGCACCAATATTCAAACCCGCGAAGAACAAATTGCAGCCATCGACAATGCTTTTAAATTTTCGGATAAAGTTATTGTTGAAGAATTTTGTCCGGGACAGGAATACCGTTTCCTGGTAATCGATTATGTGGTGCGGGCCATTGCCTGGCGCGAACCGGCAAATGTTTCTGGAGATGGAAAATCTTCCATTCGACAATTGGTAGACGAGAAGAATAAAGGGCGCGGAGTTGATTACACGCATCCGTTGTTAAAAATAAATATTGATGAGGAAGTGATCCGGCATTTGAAGGCACAGTCGATGACGCCGGAAACGATTTTGAAAGAGGGAGAGAAGGTGTTCTTGCGTAAAAATTCGAACCTGAGTACCGGTGGCGACAGCATTGATGTTACCGATGAAATCCCAGCCTTTTATAAAAATGTAGCCGTTGAAGCTGCAAAATCGGCAGGTTTGAAAATTGCCGGGATCGATATTATAATCAAGGATATGGAGCAGCCAACCTCGCATGATAACTACATTGTGGTTGAGCTGAATGCACCGGCTATGTTGTCGATGCACGATTATCCGTACATCGGGAAAAACCGCCACGTAGAGAAATATGTTCTCGATAGCATTCTGAATTCGAAGTGA
- a CDS encoding phosphodiester glycosidase family protein: MRRKILFWLVLIIFAGPVFSQESQQSINVSALTGKEWSKNKISGAVEWYKLKNNELFGEPQSINVLKIDLKRNKYDVSVVYSDSTRIFLSEMATKQNALAAINGTFFDMKKGGSVVFLKADDKIVTPPNSDATAIIREAAFTVGDSVRIAAFPKNNWKNWEANYDEVMVSGPLLVVDGKCVEPDSTSFTLTKHPRSAVGITNNYELLFVTADGRHENKASGLTIEELGILMKALNCTNAMNLDGGGSTTLWTDKKGVINFPSDNKVFDHEGARAIANGIIISKN; this comes from the coding sequence ATGAGAAGGAAAATATTGTTTTGGCTGGTGCTCATTATTTTTGCCGGACCTGTTTTTTCGCAGGAAAGCCAGCAAAGTATAAATGTTAGTGCTTTAACAGGAAAGGAATGGTCGAAGAATAAAATTTCAGGAGCTGTTGAATGGTATAAGCTAAAAAACAACGAGTTATTTGGCGAACCTCAAAGTATTAATGTGCTTAAAATAGATTTAAAAAGGAATAAATACGATGTGTCGGTGGTTTATTCCGATTCTACGCGCATATTTTTAAGCGAAATGGCTACAAAACAAAATGCACTGGCTGCAATCAACGGAACTTTCTTTGATATGAAAAAAGGGGGATCGGTGGTGTTTCTGAAAGCAGATGATAAAATTGTTACTCCACCCAATTCGGATGCAACGGCAATTATTCGCGAAGCTGCTTTTACAGTTGGAGATTCTGTTCGAATTGCAGCTTTCCCAAAAAATAATTGGAAAAACTGGGAGGCAAACTATGATGAAGTTATGGTTTCAGGGCCACTTCTAGTTGTTGATGGAAAATGTGTTGAACCGGATTCCACATCTTTTACTTTAACCAAACATCCGCGTTCGGCAGTTGGAATTACCAATAACTATGAGCTGCTGTTTGTAACGGCCGACGGAAGACATGAGAATAAAGCGAGTGGGTTAACCATTGAAGAACTGGGGATTTTAATGAAGGCACTAAATTGCACGAATGCCATGAATCTTGATGGAGGAGGTTCAACAACGCTATGGACAGATAAAAAAGGTGTTATTAATTTTCCTTCTGACAATAAGGTTTTTGATCACGAAGGTGCGCGAGCGATTGCTAATGGGATTATTATCTCAAAAAATTAA
- a CDS encoding class I SAM-dependent methyltransferase: protein MKTKLLSLRYQILFILLFLIVPPVMSQPSTENSELDKKVKAFLSDNRYSWRDMNVPASDGQLLYDIIVENGYKNAVEIGTSTGHSGVWIAWALSKTGGKLITMEIDERRYKEALVNFEKAGVSEYVDARLCDAHEMAKQLDGPIDFVFSDADKGWYTNYFKDLAPKMSVGGCFTAHNITQRRRQYGITEFVEYIEAQPNFKTTYNRDGGGVSISYKTAEE, encoded by the coding sequence ATGAAAACCAAATTGCTTTCACTCAGGTATCAGATTCTGTTTATTTTACTATTCTTGATTGTTCCTCCGGTAATGTCGCAGCCTTCAACTGAAAATTCGGAACTGGATAAAAAAGTAAAAGCCTTTCTATCGGATAACAGATATTCGTGGCGCGATATGAATGTTCCTGCTTCCGACGGGCAGCTTTTATACGATATAATTGTAGAAAATGGTTATAAAAATGCAGTTGAAATAGGAACTTCAACCGGGCACTCGGGGGTTTGGATTGCCTGGGCCTTAAGCAAAACAGGCGGGAAATTAATAACCATGGAAATTGATGAGCGACGTTACAAAGAAGCCCTGGTAAATTTTGAAAAAGCCGGCGTTTCAGAATACGTTGATGCTCGTTTGTGCGATGCTCACGAAATGGCAAAACAACTGGACGGCCCGATCGACTTTGTTTTTAGTGACGCCGATAAAGGCTGGTACACCAATTATTTTAAGGATCTGGCTCCGAAAATGAGTGTTGGCGGTTGTTTTACCGCACACAATATTACGCAAAGAAGAAGGCAATATGGAATTACCGAGTTTGTGGAATACATTGAGGCGCAACCCAATTTTAAAACCACATACAACAGAGATGGAGGTGGAGTTTCGATTAGTTACAAAACCGCAGAGGAATAA
- a CDS encoding DUF1080 domain-containing protein, with protein MNKLKPFILLIAIALTAFVPAQAQRVESDSPLIGKWDLTINMTQKQIENLGLFRHGLMASDGFPGWLMVKLSGFSTLTGYYVGYEGSARPIAEFIYDEATDKYHFTIPPQWMDIDDLYFEFSLKDDRLTGYQMLDGQKLEWTGVRAPSLERTEPPIWGNPIELITENMEKWVIPQNNKFQMIDGVMVNTESGGNLVSIQKFEDFKLHVEFRYPAGSNSGIYLRGRHELQIEDSKGKTDDVSIGGIYGFIAPAVYAANAPGEWQTYDVTLVGRHVTVLLNGTEVISNRPIPGITGGSLDSNEGEPGPFQIQGDHGPVEFRKFTVTPAVN; from the coding sequence ATGAACAAACTAAAACCTTTTATTTTATTAATTGCAATTGCATTAACCGCTTTTGTTCCGGCACAGGCACAACGCGTTGAAAGCGACTCGCCATTAATTGGCAAGTGGGATTTAACCATAAACATGACTCAGAAGCAGATCGAGAATCTCGGACTTTTCCGTCACGGATTAATGGCGTCAGATGGTTTCCCCGGATGGCTTATGGTTAAATTGTCAGGTTTCTCAACACTAACCGGATACTACGTAGGATACGAGGGAAGTGCTCGCCCAATTGCAGAATTTATTTACGATGAAGCAACAGATAAATATCATTTCACCATTCCTCCGCAATGGATGGATATTGATGATCTTTATTTTGAGTTTTCGCTAAAAGATGATAGGCTTACAGGGTATCAAATGCTCGACGGTCAAAAACTGGAATGGACAGGAGTTCGTGCCCCGTCGCTGGAAAGAACAGAACCGCCAATTTGGGGAAATCCTATCGAATTGATTACTGAAAATATGGAGAAATGGGTTATTCCACAGAACAACAAATTTCAGATGATTGACGGAGTTATGGTGAACACCGAATCGGGCGGTAACCTGGTTAGTATTCAGAAATTTGAAGATTTCAAACTTCATGTTGAATTCCGTTACCCTGCAGGAAGTAACAGTGGAATTTATCTTCGTGGTCGTCACGAACTTCAGATCGAAGATTCGAAAGGAAAAACTGACGATGTTAGTATCGGTGGTATTTACGGTTTTATTGCACCTGCGGTTTATGCCGCGAATGCACCAGGCGAATGGCAAACTTATGACGTTACACTTGTTGGGCGCCATGTTACCGTTCTGCTGAATGGAACAGAAGTTATTTCGAACCGTCCTATTCCCGGAATTACTGGTGGCTCGCTTGATAGCAATGAAGGAGAACCTGGCCCTTTTCAAATTCAGGGTGATCACGGCCCGGTGGAATTCCGCAAATTTACTGTTACTCCGGCGGTTAACTAA
- a CDS encoding superoxide dismutase [Ni], producing MKKITKLFSAALIMGIIALSSFQAKAHCEIPCGIYGDSVRIALLYEHIETIEKSMNQINELSKSENPDYNQLVRWVMNKEEHAKKMQEIVSQYFLHQRIKITSSADEEAYRKYVKQLELLHHLSVFAMKSKQSTDLSIIDTLREKLHLFEHAYFGDDH from the coding sequence ATGAAAAAAATTACAAAACTTTTTTCCGCGGCCTTAATCATGGGCATTATTGCACTTTCAAGTTTTCAGGCAAAAGCACATTGCGAAATTCCTTGTGGGATTTATGGCGACTCGGTTCGCATTGCCCTGTTATACGAACACATTGAAACCATTGAAAAATCGATGAACCAGATTAATGAATTGTCGAAATCGGAAAATCCCGATTACAATCAGTTGGTTCGTTGGGTAATGAACAAAGAAGAACATGCAAAAAAAATGCAGGAAATTGTAAGCCAGTATTTTTTGCACCAACGTATTAAAATAACTTCATCGGCCGATGAGGAAGCTTACCGCAAATATGTAAAACAGCTCGAACTGTTACACCACCTTTCGGTATTTGCGATGAAAAGTAAACAAAGTACCGATTTAAGTATTATTGATACACTTCGCGAGAAGCTTCACCTTTTCGAGCATGCTTATTTTGGCGACGATCATTAA
- a CDS encoding leucyl aminopeptidase family protein: protein MIPKISITSKIAEDSSLACLFTDLKEIASVELPETEKTFLQKKFEKEDTCTINRIPNLLFFGKIKTDKEEYQQAEMARVAGTKLYDALKSAGESTVQLTNFCKAGFLPEFLEGLLLNSYTFEKYKKEKETFQIENILIVDEKISNEKINEIVNTTKATFAARNLVNEPLSFLTASQFSKEIEKLSNEAGFSLEVFNKKKIETLKMGGLLAVNKGSIDPPTFNILEWKPENATNKQAIVLVGKGVVYDTGGLSLKPTPNSMDYMKSDMGGAAAIVTTIYAAALNKLPLYIVGLVPATDNRPDGNAYVPGDIIKMFDGTTVEIKNTDAEGRLILADALSYAKKYKPQLVIDCATLTGSADIIAGPHAAVVMGNTAKNMEQLKKSGLNTYERLIEVPLWEEYAAPLKSPIADLNNLGAREGQTTIAGKFLEHFTDYNWIHVDMAGPAFRKEKEAYRPAGGTGFGARLLYDFLKLQAK, encoded by the coding sequence ATGATCCCAAAAATATCCATTACTTCCAAAATCGCAGAAGATAGTTCTCTGGCCTGTTTATTTACCGATTTAAAAGAGATTGCTTCGGTCGAACTCCCCGAAACGGAAAAGACTTTCCTGCAGAAGAAGTTTGAAAAGGAAGATACATGCACGATTAACCGCATTCCGAACCTTCTTTTTTTTGGCAAAATAAAAACCGATAAAGAAGAATACCAACAAGCCGAAATGGCGAGGGTAGCCGGCACAAAATTATACGATGCCCTTAAATCGGCCGGTGAATCAACTGTTCAACTCACCAATTTTTGCAAGGCCGGTTTTTTACCTGAATTTTTAGAAGGATTACTGCTTAACAGCTACACCTTCGAGAAATACAAAAAGGAGAAAGAAACATTTCAAATTGAAAATATTTTAATCGTCGATGAGAAGATTTCCAACGAAAAGATCAATGAGATTGTAAATACTACAAAGGCGACTTTTGCAGCGCGCAATTTAGTTAACGAACCGCTGTCATTCCTCACTGCAAGCCAATTCTCGAAAGAAATTGAAAAGTTAAGCAACGAAGCCGGCTTTTCGCTCGAGGTCTTTAACAAGAAAAAAATTGAAACGCTAAAAATGGGTGGGCTACTGGCAGTAAACAAAGGCAGTATCGATCCTCCAACATTTAATATTCTGGAATGGAAACCAGAAAACGCAACCAATAAACAAGCCATTGTTTTGGTGGGAAAAGGCGTTGTTTACGATACCGGCGGTTTAAGTCTGAAACCAACCCCAAACTCGATGGACTATATGAAATCGGACATGGGCGGAGCTGCCGCAATTGTAACCACAATTTACGCCGCTGCTCTTAATAAACTTCCGCTGTATATTGTTGGCCTGGTTCCGGCTACCGACAACCGCCCCGATGGAAATGCCTACGTTCCGGGCGATATCATTAAAATGTTCGACGGAACTACGGTGGAAATTAAAAACACCGATGCCGAGGGAAGACTCATTTTAGCCGATGCATTGAGCTATGCAAAAAAGTACAAACCACAACTGGTAATTGATTGCGCTACTTTAACCGGATCGGCCGATATTATTGCCGGACCACACGCTGCAGTAGTAATGGGCAACACAGCCAAAAACATGGAACAACTAAAAAAATCGGGACTTAATACCTACGAACGGCTGATAGAAGTTCCTCTTTGGGAAGAGTACGCCGCACCGCTAAAATCGCCAATTGCCGACCTCAACAATCTTGGCGCGCGCGAAGGACAAACCACCATAGCCGGAAAGTTCCTGGAACATTTTACCGATTACAACTGGATACATGTTGATATGGCAGGCCCCGCTTTCAGAAAAGAGAAGGAGGCCTACCGACCTGCCGGAGGAACTGGTTTTGGAGCACGGTTACTATATGATTTTTTGAAATTACAGGCAAAATGA